The sequence CACAGGGAGCCGAGCACTTCTCCCGTGGAGGTCACCAGCGGCGCGCCCGCGTAGCTGCCCACGATGCCATCGCGCACCAGCGGGTTGTCGCGGAACACCGGGTGGCGCGTGGCGTCCGGCACGACCAGCGACTCGCGGCCCTGCACCACGTGGTGGCAGAAGGACCAGTCCCGAGGCGTCCCCCGCGCCTTCGCGAGCGAGGGAGGCAACCCCACGTGTGCCTTGAACCACTGGCGGTCTCCCAGGACGAGCGACAGCAGCGCCACGGGGACGCCGAAGGCCTGCGCCACCTCCGAGACGAGTTGCTGGAGCTCCATGTCCGGAGGCTCCTCGTCCACCAGGCGCATCGCGTCGATGCGCTCCAGCCGCTGGCGCTCCAGGTCACCCGCGGGCTCCTGCGCGTCGGGCAGGGCGGTGCGCTGGCCGGCCAACACGCGCTTCAGGGTGTCCCGTACCAGCTCCTGCGTGGCGCGGCGGCTGAGGAGCGCGTGGATGCCCAGCGCGTCCTTGAGCTGCCAGGCGCGCACGCGCAGCTCGTCGAAGGCCGTCACCACCACCACCGCCGTGGAGGCGGCGTCCTCGCGCTCGCGCAGCCACGACAGCAGGACGAAGCCGTCCACACGGGGCAGGGCCAGGTCGGTGATGAGCAGGCGGGGCGAGCCGCGCTGGCGTACGGCCTCCTGCGCGGCCTCGCCATCCCGGGCCACCACGCCTTCGAGCCCTTCGTCCCGGACGAGTGCGAGGAGGACGGCGGCGCGGCCCGGGTCGGGCTCTGCGATGAGGGCGTACGGAGCCATGTCCCTCGGATGCTGCCACGGAACTTCCGTCGCAGGGACTCCCGGGCCGGACGCGCGGACGACGCGACGGGCCATGAAGTGACACGTGATTCACCTTCCGGTGCAGCCGCGCCCCGGCACCGCGCAGGTGGCTACTCCGGCGATGAGGGCCGTGCCTGGGGATAGCGAGCGAACAGCCGGCGCAGGGCGCTTCGCTGCCGGCCCAACTCCTCGCCGCGCGCCACGGCGTCCACCACCAGCATCAGCAGCAGCCCCACCCACGCGGGCACCAGCGGAACCACCCAGCCCGGGTCCGCCGCCATCCAGCCCACCAGCACTCCATGCAGCACGCCGAGCAGCAGCGCCCAGCCCAGCACCGCGCGCATCGAGCGCGCACGGCGACACAGCAGCGCGAAGGCCAGCAGCACCACCGCTGTCTCCAGCACACCCGTCAGCGCCACCATGCCCGACGCGCGCAGCAACCGCCCCGTGCGGAGGTTGTCCAGGGCGAACGCGTGAATCTCCACGCCCGGTACCGCCACCTGTCCGGGCAGCGTGCTCTGGCCATGCAGTCCCGTCGCGGTGACACCCACGAAGACAGTCTTGCCACGCAGCGCCAGGTCCAGGCCCACCGAGCCCGGCTCCGCCGCGAGCACATCCGCCAGACTCACCCGGGGCAGCCAGTCCGGCGCGGGCAGTCGCATCAGCGGCGCCCCATGGTCCAGCGCCGCCAGCTTGAGCAGCGACGCGGACCGCTCCGGCATCAGCTGCAACGCGGTGGCGAGTGCGAGCGACGGCCACGCCCGGCCCGCCACATTCACCGCATACGGATAGCGGCGGATGACGCCGTCCCCGTCCACCAACATGTTCAACGTCCCGCTGCCCCGCGCCGCGAGACGCAGCGGCGCGATGCTCCCCGCCACCGCTGGCGTCTGGAGCCGCAGCGACTCCACGGGAAGGGGCAGGGCCAGGGGCTCGCCCGGAGCGCCACCCTCCATCGGCGCCATCACCGGCACGTCCGTCGTCAGCGCGGCGGCGCCGAGGATGACGCCCTGTCCCTCGGAGAGCGCCTCGGCCAGCCGCGCATCTCCGTCCTCCTCGTGCAGCCGTGTCTCCAGGCGGGCCACCAGCGCCGCCCCCGCGGGCTGCGCGGCGAGGCCCGAGTCCTGGAGCGCCTGCAGCACGTCCTCGCCCAACTCCAGCGCATCGCGGGGCCCCGGCTGGTCGAACACCACGTCCACCGCCACCGCCGCGGGCCGCTGCGCCGCGAGCGCCCGAAACACCCGGGCCCACGTGGAGCGGGACAGTGGCCAGCGCTCGCCGAGCGCCGCCAGCGTCCGGTCATCCACCTCCACCAGCACCAGGTCCCCGCTCTTCGGCACGCCGGGAAGCCACCGGCTCACCGCCGTGTCATACAGCGCGCGCTCCAGGAAGCCCGGCGCGCCGCCCGACGCAGCCGTCACTACCGCCATCGTCAGCCCCACCAGCGCCCCCAGCGTCCGCCACAGCGCGGTGCGGGGACGTCGGGGGTCGGCAGTGCCGGAAGGCGGAGCGGGAAGGGGCGTCATGGGCGGGAACCGTCAGCAGCGGGTCCCCGCCATCATACGGCTCAGGGCCGGACGTCGAAGGCGAAGATCTTCGACGGGAAGCCGACGAAGCCGTCCGCGTCCACCGCCAGCACCCGCCAGAACCACTTGCCCTCGCGAGAGCCCGGCACGTCCATCTCCGTGCCCTCGGCCTTGTAGGACTGCACGCCCGCGGCGAAGTCCGCCGTGCGCGCCAACTCCACGCGGTACGTCTTCGCTCCCGGCACCGTCCACCACGACAGCTTGGGCGCGGCCTGGAAGGTGCCGCCGCGCGGGTCCGCCAGCGTGGGCGCCACCAGCAGCGGGCGCACGGGCTCCGGCGCCGAGTCCGGCAGCGCCCGCGAGCCATACCCCGCGACGACGTCCAGGTCGCCCTTCTTCGCAATCAGCGACACCTTGCCTTCCAGCGTCTCCAGCCGGTGCGTGCCGTCCTCCTGCGCCGTCACGCGGAACTGGGTGCCGCGCACGCCGGCCACCGCGGAGCGCGTGCGCACCTCGAAGACGCTGCCCTCGCCGCCGGGCGCCGCCGCCGTCTCCAGCGTGCCGCGCAAGAGCTCCAGCTCCACCTTGCGCTTCAGGTTCGCCATCAGCTCCACGGTGCCCAGCCGCACCAGGCTGCCCTCCATCACCCGCACCGAGCTGCCATCCGCGAGCACCAGCTCCGCGCGCGCGCCCGAGCCCGTGTCGAACAGCTCGCCGGAGTAGAGCGCGTCGCCCACCGTCCTCGGACGCAGCTCCGCCGGAGCCGGGCCCGCGGACACGTCACCGCTGGCCGCCCGCACGCGCGCCACCGCCGGCTGCGTGGGCCGCTCCACGTACGCGAGCTGGAGCTGTCCCGGCTCGCCCGGCGTGGACGGTGGCGCCACCGCGGACACGCGCGTGCGCGGCACGCCCGCGGCCACCAGCACCTCCGCCGCGGCCTTCGCCACCGCGAGGCCCTGGCCCTCCAGCCGCTCCACGTCCGGCACCCGCGCCGCCACCGTCACCGAGCGGATGGCGGGCCGCGCCTTCAGCGCCTCGGCCACGTGCTGGAGACAGGCCGTCGTCTCCGGGCCCTTCGGCGCGAGCGGCCGGCCCGTCTCGATGCGCCCGCCCGTGAAGCGCAGGCCTCCACACGGCTCTCCGGCATCCGCCGCGAGGGCAGGGGAGGCGAGCAGCACCAGGGCCATCATCCACGGAGCAGTCCGCATCACGGCGTCCCTTCCGCCGCCGAGGACTCGGCGACCTTCACGATGTTGAACTCGACGCGACGGTTGTTCTCGCGTCCCTTCGCCGTCTCATTGGTGTCCACCGGCTTCGTCTCGCCGTAGCCCACCGCCTCCAGGCGCACCGGGAGGATGCCCTCCTTCACCAGGAAGGCCCGCACGTTGTTGGCGCGGCGCTGCGACAGGTCCAGGTTCTTCTCGTCCGAACCCTGGTCGTCCGTGTGGCCCTCCACGCGCACCAACTGCAGCTGCGGGTTGGCCTTCAGCACGGATGCCACCTGCTTCAGCAGCGGGTGCGACCTGGCGAGGATGACGTCCTTCCCGGTGGCGAAGTACACCTTGTCCAGGATGACGATGCGCGAGCCCTCCACGCGCACCTGACTCTGCCCCTTGTCCGGGCACCCGTCGTCGTCCTTCACGCCGTTGATGACCTCGGCCTCCAGCGGGCACGCGTCCACCGCGTCCGCCACGCCGTCGCGGTCATTGTCCGGGTCCGGGCAGCCGTCGCCGTCCTCGAAGCCGTCCACGTCCTCGGCCGCGTTCGGGCACCGGTCCTCCGTGTCCACCAGGCCGTCGCCGTCCGAGTCCACCACCGCGGGAGGCGGCAGCTTCAGCGGCGCGGGCGGCTCCACGGGCTGGCTGTTCGTGGCCACCGGCTTCCACGCGTTCGGGTCATCCGGACAGCCGTCCTCGTCCTGGTAGCCGTTGAACGTCTCCGCCTCGCCGGGGCACACGTCCGGCCCGTCGAGGATGCCGTCGCCGTCATCGTCCGGGTCCAGGCAGCCGTCGTCGTCCTGGAAGCCGTCGAAGTCCTCGGGCCCCAGCGCGCACGTCGTCTGCGCCACGGGCTTGCCGGACGCGGGAGCCGGGGAGGGCGTCCACGCCAGCCCCGCGAGCACGCGGAAGCCCGGTGTGCCGTAGCCGCGCGTGAGGCCCGGCCCCGCGCCCACGTGCGCGGCGAGCCCCTGCTGCTGGAAGCGGTACTTCAGCGCGGCGAGCAATTCGAGCGGGCGCTCCTCCGTGTTCGACTCCTTCAGCCCCAGCGCGCCCGCCAGCGACGCCTCCGCGGACAGGGCCTGCGTCAGCGGCACCTCCGCGCCCACGCCGTACGCCAATTCGTTGCCCACGCGCAGGTTGCGCAGCTGCGCCGTGCGCCGCAGGTTGACGCCCACGTTGGCCAGCAGGCGCAGCGACGTGCCGGCCCACTCGGCCACCAGCCGGGGTTGGAAGGTCAGCCCGTCCGCGCCGAGGTACTTCGAGCCTCCCGCCGTGGGCAGCGTCACCGGCGCCACCACGGCCAGGTGCAGGCCCTGCTCCGTCGAGAGCAGCCGCACCTTGGGCACCAGCCGCAAGTCACCCACGCCCGTCGCGCTCACGCCGTTGGCGAGGCTGGGGGCGACGGCGCCCGCCGGCTCGGACGTGGTGGTGGATACGGGCAGCGACACGCCCACTTCCAACCTGTCGTAGAGCGCGACGGCGCCCATCAGGTCCATCGTCAACTGGCTGTCGACGATGCGGTAGACGAACGTGTCCTGGCGCGGGTCCAGCAGGTTGAGCGGATCATCCGCGAAGTTGAGCGACAGCCCCAGGTTCCATCCCAGGTGCGGCCCCACGCGCGCGCCGTGCAGGCCGAGCACGTCGAACGCGCCCGGGCCCGGCTTGTACTGCTGCACGTCGATGGCTTGAGATGCCGCGGGCTGGGCCAGCGCAACTCCAGCGGGCACCGTCAGTGCCAGCACCAGGCCCAGCACCGCCACGGCCCGGCGTTGCAGCCCATGCGACTTGTGACGTTCCATGCGCTCAAGGCTCCGGCGTGAGGAGTTGCGACACGTGCCGGGCCAGCGCCGGCAGTGGTTGTGGCTTGGGCAGTACCAGATCCACTCCCAGTCCGCGCGCCTTCTCCGTCAGGTCCTGCGACGCGAAGGCGGTGAGCAGCACCACCCGCGTGTCCGGCGAGAAGCGACGCACGAAGTCCGCCAGCAACAGCCCCTCCTCGGACTGCGTCCCTGACAGCCGCAAGTCGCTGATGACGAGGTCATAGCGGCCGGTCGTCATCAAATCGAGCGCCTCGTCCAGGGCCTGCGCCGAGTCCACCCGGTAGCCCGCACTGGCGAAGAACTGTCCCAGCACCCAGCACAGGGACGACTCGTCATCGACGATCAGGAGGTTCCTGGACACGGCCCGGCCGTGAGCAAGCCAGGGGCCAGGGTCCGAAGGGCCCCGGCGCCCTCGCGATTTCCAGTACTTGCACGCCGGAACCGGTCGCATGCCCGCTGGCTGTCCAGGTTACGGATCCGATTTCTGGAATCCGGACCGGTTGATGCCCAAACGTTTTAGCCGCTCATAAAGGGAGGAGCGGGGGATGCCGAGCCTGGCGGCGGCGCGCTCGACGTGGCCATTCTCGCGGCGCAGGACGCGCTCGATGTGGCGGCGCTCCAGCTCCTCCAGGGTGAGGTCGTCTTCGGCGCCGGCTTCGTCGGTGGGGGCCTCGAAGCGCAAATCATTGCGGGAGAGCGGGCCGCCGCCGGACAGCAGCATGGCGCGCTCCAGCACGTTGCGCAGCTCGCGGATGTTGCCGGGCCAGGGGTACCGCACGAGGGCGGCCTCGGCGTCCGGTAGCAGGCCCACGGCGCCCCGGCCTCGCGCGCGGCCCAGCTCCTCCAGGAAGTGCTGGGCGATGGTGGGGATGTCCTCCGGACGCTCGCGCAGGGCGGGCACGTGGAGGATGAGGGTGCTGATGCGGAAGTAGAGGTCGCTGCGGAAGCGCTTCTCGCGAGCGGCGGCGCCGAGGTCCTGGTGCGTGGCGGCGATGAGGCGCACGTCCACGCGCCTGTCGCGCACGTCGCCCAGCCGGCGGAAGCGCTTCTCCTCCAGCACCTTCAGCAGCTTGGGCTGGACGGCCACGTCCATGTCGCCAATCTCGTCCAGGAAGAGGGTGCCCTGGTCCGCCACCTCCAGCAGGCCCTGCTTGGCGGAGACGGCTCCGGTGAAGGCGCCCTTCTCGTGGCCGAACAGCTCCGAGTCCAGCAAGTCTTTGGACAGCGCCGCGCAGTTGAGGTCCACGAAGGGCGCGTCCGTGCGGGGGCCGCCCTCGTGCAGCCAGCGCGCGAGCACGGACTTGCCGCTGCCCGTCTCGCCGGTGACGAGCACCGGGGCGTCGCTCTGGAGCACGCGCTCGGCCTGCTGCTGGAGGGAGCGGATGGCGGCGCTGGTGCCCAGGAAGGGATTCACAGTGGCGGCGCGCACGGTGCTCGCGCGGTCCGCGAGCTGCCGCTGCCGCTCGCGCCGCTGTGCCACGAGGCGCTCCAGCACCACCTTGAGGACGCTCAGCTCCACCGGCTTGGTGAGGAACTGCTCCGCGCCCTCCTTCACGGCCTGCACCGCCAGCTCGATGGAGCCGTGGCCGGTGAGCACCACCAGCGGCACGGACGCGTCCAGCTCCTTGAGACGCGGTAGCAGTTGCAGCGCGGTACCATCTGGCAGGCGGTAATCCACGACGGCCGCGTCCGGGCGGGTGGTGCGGAAGGCCTCCTGCGCCTCGGCGATGCTGGTGGCCTCGTCCACGTCGAAGCCGTGCGCGGTGAGAAAGCCCCTCATGCCCAGGCGGATGCCGGGTTCGTCGTCCACCAGGAGGATGCGGGTGCGCGTCATGAGGCCATGGAGTCTACGGATTGGGTTGCCGGAGGCGAGGAAACGGCCGGCAGGAGGAGCGTCACCTCGGCGCCTCCCGACTCGGCGTTGCGCAGGCGGATGATGCCCTGGTGCTCCTCGAGGATGCGCTGGACGATGGACAGGCCCAGGCCGGTGCCCCCACGACGCTTGCTGAAGAAGGGCTCGAAGACGTGGGGCAGGTCGTCATCGCGGAAGCCCGGCCCGGTGTCATGCACGGTGCAGCGCACCCAGTCGCGGCCATTCTCCTGCACTGCCTCCGTGGCCACGCGCACACGGGTGCCGGAAGGTGAGTGCTGCACCGCGTTCTCCACCACGTTGCGGAAGACGTGGAACAGGCGCCGCGAGTCCATGCGCACCGGCGGCAGCTCCGTGGAGACCTCGGGCACCACCGCCACACCGGCCTGCTCCGCGGCCAGCGCGCACGCGTCCAGGGCCTCCTCCACGACGGGGCGCACGGGGCCTTCCACCCACTCGCCACGCGCGGGGCGGCCGTACTCGAACAACTCCTGCGTGAGGTGGTTGAGGCGCTTCACCTCGCCGCGCAGTACCTCGAGGTAGGGCTGCAATTCGGCGCGGGTGCCGAACGTGGCCTCCACCGCGTCCACCACGGCGGAGATGGAGAAGAGGGGGTTGCGCACCTCGTGGGCCACGCCGGCGACGATGGCGCCCATGGCGGCCATGGTTTCGTGGCGGCGCAGGCGGGCCTGCAGCTCCATCAGCCGGGTGACTTCCGTGGCCACGAAGATGATGCGCGAGTCGTCGCCGTCCTCGACCCAGGCTCCGGACACCTCCCAGGCGCGGCCGGTGGGTGGGTCCGTCACCTCGCGCGAGGCGCTGCCGTGGGTGCGGCGCAGCACCTCGAGGAGGAGCAGGGTGCTGGAGCGCAGCGCGGTGGGGGGCGTCGTGGACAGCGGCTGGCCGGTGGGGTCCAGCCCGTCGAAGAGGGTGATGGAGGCGGCGTTGAGGCGCTGGATGACGCCGTCGGCGGAGAGGACGAGCAGGGGCGAGGAGACGGCGTCGAAGGTGCGGCGCCACTCCTGG comes from Pyxidicoccus parkwaysis and encodes:
- a CDS encoding response regulator — its product is MSRNLLIVDDESSLCWVLGQFFASAGYRVDSAQALDEALDLMTTGRYDLVISDLRLSGTQSEEGLLLADFVRRFSPDTRVVLLTAFASQDLTEKARGLGVDLVLPKPQPLPALARHVSQLLTPEP
- a CDS encoding CHASE2 domain-containing protein, with the protein product MTPLPAPPSGTADPRRPRTALWRTLGALVGLTMAVVTAASGGAPGFLERALYDTAVSRWLPGVPKSGDLVLVEVDDRTLAALGERWPLSRSTWARVFRALAAQRPAAVAVDVVFDQPGPRDALELGEDVLQALQDSGLAAQPAGAALVARLETRLHEEDGDARLAEALSEGQGVILGAAALTTDVPVMAPMEGGAPGEPLALPLPVESLRLQTPAVAGSIAPLRLAARGSGTLNMLVDGDGVIRRYPYAVNVAGRAWPSLALATALQLMPERSASLLKLAALDHGAPLMRLPAPDWLPRVSLADVLAAEPGSVGLDLALRGKTVFVGVTATGLHGQSTLPGQVAVPGVEIHAFALDNLRTGRLLRASGMVALTGVLETAVVLLAFALLCRRARSMRAVLGWALLLGVLHGVLVGWMAADPGWVVPLVPAWVGLLLMLVVDAVARGEELGRQRSALRRLFARYPQARPSSPE
- a CDS encoding PAS domain-containing sensor histidine kinase: MHESPSHRQLLLAVLTSTAAAALISWMSGRVETGSRLAQILIPTALVLVTTSVLALRWAVASRRAHQERLAVLRRATNASALREAVMDAAPVGFAFFDRELRYVHVNTALAAMNGLPAANHLGHHVAEVMPELGRLLAPRLQQALETDTPIQDPCLQVETPAAPGEPRFWFSSYSRVRGTGGEVLGVIAALSELTERMRAERSLQEQEDRVDVLTRSLPDYLWGGKLRGGVLRDFYCTPVVERTTGYPVSAFAQPGPDGGPPPLWAEMVHPEDRARYRACIERLAPGAEVELEHRIICSDGRVRWVRSRAAASALDSEQELHVGCVVTDVTDRRLADDLRQRLHTSFRRSAQEWRRTFDAVSSPLLVLSADGVIQRLNAASITLFDGLDPTGQPLSTTPPTALRSSTLLLLEVLRRTHGSASREVTDPPTGRAWEVSGAWVEDGDDSRIIFVATEVTRLMELQARLRRHETMAAMGAIVAGVAHEVRNPLFSISAVVDAVEATFGTRAELQPYLEVLRGEVKRLNHLTQELFEYGRPARGEWVEGPVRPVVEEALDACALAAEQAGVAVVPEVSTELPPVRMDSRRLFHVFRNVVENAVQHSPSGTRVRVATEAVQENGRDWVRCTVHDTGPGFRDDDLPHVFEPFFSKRRGGTGLGLSIVQRILEEHQGIIRLRNAESGGAEVTLLLPAVSSPPATQSVDSMAS
- a CDS encoding sigma-54-dependent transcriptional regulator translates to MTRTRILLVDDEPGIRLGMRGFLTAHGFDVDEATSIAEAQEAFRTTRPDAAVVDYRLPDGTALQLLPRLKELDASVPLVVLTGHGSIELAVQAVKEGAEQFLTKPVELSVLKVVLERLVAQRRERQRQLADRASTVRAATVNPFLGTSAAIRSLQQQAERVLQSDAPVLVTGETGSGKSVLARWLHEGGPRTDAPFVDLNCAALSKDLLDSELFGHEKGAFTGAVSAKQGLLEVADQGTLFLDEIGDMDVAVQPKLLKVLEEKRFRRLGDVRDRRVDVRLIAATHQDLGAAAREKRFRSDLYFRISTLILHVPALRERPEDIPTIAQHFLEELGRARGRGAVGLLPDAEAALVRYPWPGNIRELRNVLERAMLLSGGGPLSRNDLRFEAPTDEAGAEDDLTLEELERRHIERVLRRENGHVERAAARLGIPRSSLYERLKRLGINRSGFQKSDP
- a CDS encoding FecR family protein, which produces MRTAPWMMALVLLASPALAADAGEPCGGLRFTGGRIETGRPLAPKGPETTACLQHVAEALKARPAIRSVTVAARVPDVERLEGQGLAVAKAAAEVLVAAGVPRTRVSAVAPPSTPGEPGQLQLAYVERPTQPAVARVRAASGDVSAGPAPAELRPRTVGDALYSGELFDTGSGARAELVLADGSSVRVMEGSLVRLGTVELMANLKRKVELELLRGTLETAAAPGGEGSVFEVRTRSAVAGVRGTQFRVTAQEDGTHRLETLEGKVSLIAKKGDLDVVAGYGSRALPDSAPEPVRPLLVAPTLADPRGGTFQAAPKLSWWTVPGAKTYRVELARTADFAAGVQSYKAEGTEMDVPGSREGKWFWRVLAVDADGFVGFPSKIFAFDVRP
- a CDS encoding OmpA family protein, which translates into the protein MAVLGLVLALTVPAGVALAQPAASQAIDVQQYKPGPGAFDVLGLHGARVGPHLGWNLGLSLNFADDPLNLLDPRQDTFVYRIVDSQLTMDLMGAVALYDRLEVGVSLPVSTTTSEPAGAVAPSLANGVSATGVGDLRLVPKVRLLSTEQGLHLAVVAPVTLPTAGGSKYLGADGLTFQPRLVAEWAGTSLRLLANVGVNLRRTAQLRNLRVGNELAYGVGAEVPLTQALSAEASLAGALGLKESNTEERPLELLAALKYRFQQQGLAAHVGAGPGLTRGYGTPGFRVLAGLAWTPSPAPASGKPVAQTTCALGPEDFDGFQDDDGCLDPDDDGDGILDGPDVCPGEAETFNGYQDEDGCPDDPNAWKPVATNSQPVEPPAPLKLPPPAVVDSDGDGLVDTEDRCPNAAEDVDGFEDGDGCPDPDNDRDGVADAVDACPLEAEVINGVKDDDGCPDKGQSQVRVEGSRIVILDKVYFATGKDVILARSHPLLKQVASVLKANPQLQLVRVEGHTDDQGSDEKNLDLSQRRANNVRAFLVKEGILPVRLEAVGYGETKPVDTNETAKGRENNRRVEFNIVKVAESSAAEGTP